The following are from one region of the Cyanobium gracile PCC 6307 genome:
- a CDS encoding GntR family transcriptional regulator: protein MRFHIQQESDIPASTQLYNQICFAIAARHYPPGHRLPSTRQLAMQTGLHRNTISKVYRQLETDGVVEAMAGSGIYVRDQQNPREIKPPPGLRSKALPDIDREVRQSVDGLLNAGCTLQQARELLTREIDWRLRCGARVLVSTSREDIGASILIAEELKPSLEVPVEVVPIEELESVLETSSKGTVVTSRYFLQEVEQIAKVHGVRAVPVDLNDFGHELGMLKELRPGSCVGLVSISPGILRAAEVILHSMRGNELLVMTANPDTSSRLLALLRASSHVICDKPSLPLVEQTLRQNRAQLMRLPMVHCAQSYLGSATIDQLRKEIGLLAA, encoded by the coding sequence GTGCGATTCCACATTCAGCAGGAGAGCGACATCCCGGCGTCGACCCAGCTGTACAACCAGATCTGCTTCGCCATCGCCGCCCGGCACTACCCCCCGGGCCACAGGCTGCCCAGCACGCGCCAGCTGGCCATGCAGACCGGCCTGCACCGCAACACCATCAGCAAGGTCTACCGCCAGCTCGAGACCGACGGCGTGGTGGAGGCGATGGCCGGCTCGGGGATCTATGTGCGTGACCAGCAGAACCCGCGCGAGATCAAGCCGCCGCCGGGCCTGCGCAGCAAGGCCCTGCCGGACATCGACCGGGAGGTGCGCCAGAGCGTCGACGGCCTGCTCAACGCCGGCTGCACCCTGCAGCAGGCCCGGGAGCTGCTCACCCGCGAGATCGACTGGCGGCTGCGCTGCGGCGCCCGGGTGCTGGTCAGCACCTCCCGGGAGGACATCGGCGCCTCGATCCTGATCGCCGAGGAGCTCAAGCCCAGCCTGGAGGTGCCCGTCGAGGTGGTGCCGATCGAGGAGCTGGAGTCGGTGCTGGAGACCTCCAGCAAGGGCACGGTGGTCACCAGCCGCTACTTCCTCCAGGAGGTGGAGCAGATCGCCAAGGTGCACGGCGTGCGGGCGGTGCCGGTGGATCTCAACGACTTCGGCCACGAACTGGGCATGCTCAAGGAGCTGCGCCCCGGCAGCTGCGTGGGCCTGGTGAGCATCAGTCCGGGGATCCTGCGGGCCGCGGAGGTGATCCTGCACAGCATGCGGGGCAACGAACTGCTGGTGATGACGGCCAATCCCGACACCAGCAGCCGCCTGCTGGCCCTGCTGCGGGCCTCCAGCCACGTGATCTGCGACAAGCCCAGCCTGCCACTGGTGGAGCAGACCCTGCGCCAGAACCGCGCCCAGCTGATGCGCCTGCCCATGGTGCACTGTGCGCAGAGCTACCTTGGCAGCGCCACCATTGACCAACTGCGCAAGGAGATCGGCCTCCTGGCGGCCTGA
- the cysE gene encoding serine O-acetyltransferase, with protein sequence MLDALRADLAIIRQRDPAARGTLEILLCYPGFHALELHRVSHRLWRMGLPLIPRLLSQLGRLLTGVEIHPGARIGRGVFIDHGMGVVIGETSVIGDNCLLYQGVTLGGTGKELGKRHPTLMDNVVVGAGAKVLGAITVGTNTRIGAGSVLLRNVGADSTVVGIPGRVIHQAGARIDPLAHSALPDAEASVIRNLMERIDSLENDVNRLQACLQEVAAGRPLKEPCTGTAQNLRDREILEFLGDNPEIQS encoded by the coding sequence ATGCTCGATGCACTCCGGGCCGACCTGGCCATCATCCGGCAGAGGGATCCGGCCGCCCGGGGCACCCTGGAGATCCTGCTCTGCTACCCGGGCTTCCACGCCCTGGAGCTGCACCGTGTCAGCCACCGCCTCTGGCGGATGGGTCTGCCCCTGATCCCCCGTCTGCTGAGCCAGCTGGGCCGCCTGCTCACCGGCGTGGAGATCCACCCGGGGGCCCGAATCGGCCGCGGGGTGTTCATCGACCACGGCATGGGGGTGGTCATCGGCGAGACCAGCGTCATCGGTGACAACTGCCTCCTCTACCAGGGGGTGACCCTCGGGGGCACGGGCAAGGAGCTCGGCAAGCGCCACCCCACCCTGATGGACAACGTGGTGGTGGGGGCGGGGGCCAAGGTGCTCGGGGCGATCACCGTGGGCACCAACACCCGCATCGGCGCCGGCTCGGTTCTGCTGCGCAACGTGGGGGCCGACAGCACCGTGGTGGGCATCCCCGGCCGGGTGATCCACCAGGCCGGGGCCCGCATCGACCCCCTGGCCCACTCGGCCCTGCCGGATGCGGAGGCGTCCGTGATCCGCAACCTGATGGAGCGGATCGACAGCCTGGAGAACGACGTCAACCGGCTTCAGGCCTGCCTGCAGGAGGTGGCCGCCGGCCGGCCCCTGAAGGAGCCCTGCACCGGCACGGCCCAGAACCTGCGCGACCGGGAGATCCTCGAGTTCCTGGGTGACAACCCAGAAATCCAAAGCTGA
- a CDS encoding type II toxin-antitoxin system VapC family toxin, producing MVVDTSALVAILKAEAEAAALLHCLGESRNSTIAMPTLLEVQMVMVSQVGDAGLVDLELLLSRAEIRPLAFDANHLRWALHGWHYYGKGRHRAGLNFGDCFSYGLAMALDRPLLFKGDDFSQTDVKVAVF from the coding sequence ATGGTGGTGGACACCTCTGCTTTGGTGGCGATCCTCAAGGCAGAAGCGGAGGCAGCGGCCCTCCTGCACTGCTTGGGCGAGAGTCGCAACAGCACCATTGCCATGCCCACCCTGCTGGAGGTTCAGATGGTGATGGTCAGCCAGGTAGGTGACGCTGGATTGGTTGACCTGGAACTGCTGCTGAGCCGAGCTGAGATCCGTCCCCTGGCCTTCGATGCGAACCATCTGCGCTGGGCCTTGCACGGTTGGCACTACTACGGCAAGGGTCGTCACCGGGCAGGCCTGAACTTCGGGGATTGCTTCAGCTATGGCCTGGCCATGGCCCTGGATCGGCCCCTGTTGTTCAAGGGCGACGACTTCTCCCAAACCGATGTCAAAGTGGCCGTGTTCTGA
- a CDS encoding type II toxin-antitoxin system VapB family antitoxin has product MGMNIKDPEVHAMARELAARRSTTVTNAVRQALSAELERSHQGEEEMASAVAARHARLQELLQRFRQIQWPEGVTSKELQDELYDDQGLPV; this is encoded by the coding sequence ATGGGCATGAACATCAAGGATCCTGAAGTGCATGCCATGGCACGCGAGCTGGCTGCCCGCCGGTCCACCACCGTGACCAATGCGGTGCGACAAGCCCTCAGCGCCGAGCTTGAGCGCAGCCATCAAGGGGAGGAAGAGATGGCCAGTGCGGTCGCGGCTCGGCATGCCCGGCTTCAGGAACTGCTGCAGCGATTTCGCCAGATTCAGTGGCCGGAGGGCGTGACCAGCAAGGAGTTGCAGGACGAGCTCTATGACGATCAGGGGTTGCCGGTGTGA
- the secA gene encoding preprotein translocase subunit SecA — MLKLLLGDPNARKLKRYQPLVSDINLLEEEIEPLSDEELRGLTAEFRQKLEKPETAARRKALLDELLPQAFAVVREAGKRVLGMRHFDVQLIGGMVLHNGQIAEMKTGEGKTLVATLPAYLNALTGRGVHVVTVNDYLARRDAEWMGQIHRFLGLSVGLIQQDMSPPERRRNYACDITYATNSELGFDYLRDNMASDIAEVVQREFEYCIIDEVDSILVDEARTPLIISGQIERPQEKYMQAARIAAELERAAEMGKDGIDPEGDYEVDEKQRNVTLTDEGYQKAEQLLGVQDLFNPQDPWAHFINNALKAKELFVKDVNYIVRDSDAVIVDEFTGRVMPGRRWSDGLHQAIEAKESLPIQPETQTLASITYQNFFLLYPRLAGMTGTAKTEEVEFEKTYKLEVAVVPTNRVRSRSDWPDQVYKTETAKWQAVAAETAQVHRSGRPVLVGTTSVEKSELLSTLLQEQAIPHNLLNAKPENVEREAEIVAQAGRAGAVTIATNMAGRGTDIILGGNSDYMARLKLREVLLPRLVRPEEGHRPPVPLQRSTEAPAGFGGAVAPSSRPASEARAIGNLYPCRLSEDTEKALVGFSRELVAAWGDRTLTVLELEDRIAQAAEKAPTDDPQIQRLRELIAQVRAEYDVVVKQEEAQVRTAGGLHVIGTERHESRRVDNQLRGRAGRQGDPGSTRFFLSLEDNLLRIFGGDRVAGLMNAFRVEEDMPIESGMLTRSLEGAQKKVETYYYDMRKQVFEYDEVMNNQRKAVYTERRRVLEGRELKQQVIGYGERTIDDIVEAYVNPDLPPEEWDLTRLVEKVKEFIYLLADLSPDQVSGLSMEELKAFLQEQMRNAYDIKEGQIEQMRPGLMREAERFFILQQIDTLWREHLQAMEALRESVGLRGYGQKDPLIEYKNEGYDMFLEMMTQMRRNVIYSMFMFQPQVPQAVTA, encoded by the coding sequence ATGCTCAAGCTGCTGCTGGGTGATCCCAATGCCCGCAAGCTGAAGCGTTACCAGCCGTTGGTGTCCGACATCAATCTGCTGGAGGAGGAGATCGAGCCCCTCAGCGACGAGGAACTGAGGGGCCTGACGGCCGAGTTCCGCCAGAAGCTGGAGAAGCCCGAGACGGCGGCCCGCCGCAAGGCCCTGCTCGATGAGCTGCTGCCCCAGGCCTTCGCGGTGGTGCGCGAGGCGGGCAAGCGGGTGCTGGGCATGCGCCACTTCGACGTGCAGCTGATCGGCGGCATGGTGCTGCACAACGGCCAGATCGCCGAGATGAAGACCGGCGAGGGCAAGACCCTGGTGGCCACCCTGCCGGCCTACCTCAACGCCCTCACCGGCCGCGGGGTGCACGTGGTCACGGTGAACGACTACCTGGCCCGCCGTGACGCCGAGTGGATGGGCCAGATCCATCGCTTCCTGGGGCTGAGCGTCGGGCTGATCCAGCAGGACATGAGCCCGCCGGAGCGGCGCCGCAACTATGCCTGCGACATCACCTACGCCACCAACTCCGAGCTGGGCTTCGACTACCTGCGCGACAACATGGCGAGTGACATCGCCGAGGTGGTGCAGCGCGAGTTCGAGTACTGCATCATCGACGAGGTGGATTCGATCCTCGTCGACGAGGCCCGCACCCCCCTGATCATCTCCGGCCAGATCGAGCGCCCCCAGGAGAAGTACATGCAGGCGGCCCGGATCGCCGCTGAGCTGGAGCGCGCCGCCGAGATGGGCAAGGACGGCATCGATCCCGAGGGCGACTACGAGGTCGATGAGAAGCAGCGCAACGTGACCCTCACCGACGAGGGTTACCAGAAGGCCGAGCAGCTGCTCGGCGTCCAGGACCTCTTCAACCCCCAGGACCCCTGGGCCCACTTCATCAACAACGCCCTCAAGGCCAAGGAGCTGTTCGTCAAGGACGTCAACTACATCGTGCGCGACTCCGACGCAGTGATCGTCGACGAGTTCACCGGCCGGGTGATGCCGGGGCGCCGCTGGAGCGACGGCCTGCACCAGGCGATCGAAGCCAAGGAGTCCCTGCCGATCCAGCCCGAGACCCAGACCCTGGCCAGCATCACCTACCAGAACTTCTTCCTGCTCTACCCCCGCCTCGCCGGCATGACCGGTACCGCCAAGACCGAGGAAGTGGAGTTCGAGAAGACCTACAAGCTGGAAGTGGCGGTGGTGCCCACCAACCGGGTCCGCTCCCGCTCCGACTGGCCCGATCAGGTCTACAAGACGGAAACGGCCAAATGGCAGGCCGTGGCCGCCGAGACCGCCCAGGTGCACAGGAGCGGCCGGCCGGTGCTGGTGGGCACCACCAGCGTCGAGAAGTCCGAGCTGCTTTCCACCCTGCTGCAGGAGCAGGCGATCCCCCACAACCTCCTCAACGCCAAGCCGGAGAACGTGGAGCGGGAGGCCGAGATCGTGGCCCAGGCGGGCCGGGCCGGTGCCGTCACCATCGCCACCAACATGGCCGGCCGGGGCACCGACATCATCCTGGGGGGCAACAGCGACTACATGGCCCGCCTCAAGCTGCGGGAAGTGCTGCTGCCCCGGCTGGTGCGCCCCGAGGAAGGCCATCGCCCGCCGGTGCCCCTGCAGCGCTCCACCGAGGCGCCGGCCGGCTTCGGCGGCGCCGTGGCCCCCAGCTCCCGGCCGGCCAGTGAGGCCCGCGCCATCGGCAACCTCTACCCCTGCAGGCTCTCCGAGGACACGGAGAAGGCCCTTGTCGGCTTCTCCCGCGAGCTGGTGGCGGCCTGGGGCGACCGCACCCTCACCGTGCTCGAGCTCGAGGACCGCATCGCCCAGGCCGCCGAGAAGGCCCCCACGGACGATCCCCAGATCCAGCGGCTGCGGGAACTGATCGCCCAGGTGCGGGCCGAGTACGACGTGGTGGTGAAGCAGGAGGAGGCCCAGGTCCGCACCGCCGGTGGCCTGCACGTGATCGGCACCGAACGCCATGAGTCTCGCCGTGTCGACAACCAGCTGCGCGGCCGGGCCGGTCGCCAGGGCGACCCGGGTAGCACCCGCTTCTTCCTGTCCCTGGAGGACAACCTGCTGCGCATCTTCGGCGGCGACCGGGTGGCGGGCCTGATGAACGCCTTCCGGGTGGAAGAGGACATGCCGATCGAATCGGGCATGCTCACCCGCTCCCTGGAGGGGGCTCAGAAGAAGGTGGAGACGTACTACTACGACATGCGCAAGCAGGTGTTCGAGTACGACGAGGTGATGAACAACCAGCGCAAGGCGGTGTACACCGAGCGGCGCCGGGTGCTGGAGGGACGGGAGCTCAAGCAGCAGGTGATCGGCTATGGCGAGCGCACCATCGACGACATCGTCGAGGCCTACGTGAACCCGGATCTGCCGCCCGAGGAATGGGATCTCACCCGCCTGGTGGAGAAGGTGAAGGAGTTCATCTACCTGCTGGCGGATCTCTCCCCGGATCAGGTGAGCGGCCTGTCGATGGAGGAGCTCAAGGCCTTCCTGCAGGAGCAGATGCGCAATGCCTACGACATCAAGGAGGGGCAGATCGAGCAGATGCGGCCGGGCCTGATGCGGGAGGCGGAGCGCTTCTTCATCCTCCAGCAGATCGATACCCTCTGGCGCGAGCACCTGCAGGCCATGGAGGCCCTGCGGGAATCGGTGGGTCTGCGGGGCTACGGCCAGAAGGATCCCCTGATCGAATACAAGAACGAGGGCTACGACATGTTCCTGGAGATGATGACCCAGATGCGGCGCAACGTGATCTATTCGATGTTCATGTTCCAGCCCCAGGTGCCGCAGGCGGTCACGGCCTGA
- a CDS encoding GNAT family N-acetyltransferase, whose amino-acid sequence MSSAPPRPEAPSLAPIRLVRHGRLCLRLRWRLAALGNLLDGHSFWATGRRPAQLGRMLGGSQVVVSAWQGGTLVGFGRATSDGVFRAVLWDVVVAEDQQGRGVGRRIVETLLASPEVAAAERVYLMTTTGEGFYEKLGFSRVDSQRLMLKTRL is encoded by the coding sequence TTGAGCAGCGCCCCCCCCAGGCCCGAGGCCCCCTCCCTCGCCCCGATCCGGCTGGTCCGCCACGGCCGGCTGTGCCTGCGCCTGCGCTGGCGGCTGGCGGCCCTGGGCAACCTGCTCGATGGCCACAGCTTCTGGGCCACCGGCCGCCGGCCCGCCCAGCTGGGGCGGATGCTCGGCGGCAGCCAGGTGGTGGTGAGCGCCTGGCAGGGGGGCACCCTGGTGGGCTTCGGGCGGGCCACCAGCGATGGGGTGTTCCGCGCCGTGCTCTGGGACGTGGTGGTGGCCGAGGACCAGCAGGGCCGGGGGGTCGGCCGGCGGATCGTCGAGACGCTGCTGGCCAGCCCGGAGGTGGCGGCGGCCGAGCGGGTCTACCTGATGACCACCACAGGAGAAGGCTTCTACGAGAAGCTGGGCTTCAGCCGGGTGGACAGCCAGCGGCTGATGCTGAAGACGAGGCTGTAA
- a CDS encoding exopolysaccharide biosynthesis polyprenyl glycosylphosphotransferase, producing MWWRTPWLRQRRLLLGLALFDALLLLGTYNSLFLQRFDRWAGITGSIVGLTLLWVGTSYLLGRYSKPDQGQRDSRRRRLGATAVVALLVLTVVVVVLNWGLKVEDPRTFRNFVLPLLGAVTLASGTAQLLVTRLLSRRQAWLLVGEEAELAVVQRELGRDGGPTLLDLHYCDCRALEPTFETILPSVDGIAVSEAAELNDVLLQKLLARRERGASVCSLVIWAEHHLQRVPPELFSSRWLLQADGFELQPSRWGWRLKRLGDVVVASLLLILTAPVLLAAALAIRLEGGGGILYRQVRTGLYGEAIEVWKLRTMCAEAETRGARWASRDDPRVTRVGKLLRRLRIDELPQLIAVLKGEMSLIGPRPERPEIEATLEQQIQHYRVRHWVRPGLSGWAQVCYPYGASIEDSRMKLSYDLYYLRNASLMLDTLILIKTIRLLARARGAQPDVHPRASMARFKTLP from the coding sequence ATGTGGTGGCGAACTCCCTGGCTGAGACAGCGACGGCTGCTGCTGGGACTCGCCCTGTTCGACGCCCTGCTGCTGCTGGGGACCTACAACAGCCTGTTTCTGCAGCGGTTCGACCGCTGGGCCGGCATCACCGGCTCGATCGTGGGCCTGACCCTGCTCTGGGTGGGAACCTCCTACCTGCTGGGGCGCTACTCCAAGCCCGACCAGGGTCAGCGGGATTCCCGGCGGCGACGGCTGGGCGCCACCGCCGTGGTCGCCCTGCTGGTGCTCACCGTCGTCGTGGTGGTTCTCAACTGGGGGCTGAAGGTCGAGGATCCACGGACGTTCCGGAATTTCGTCCTTCCCCTGCTGGGGGCCGTCACGCTGGCGTCAGGGACGGCGCAGCTGCTGGTCACCCGGCTGCTGAGCCGCCGCCAGGCCTGGCTGCTGGTGGGGGAGGAGGCCGAACTCGCGGTGGTGCAACGTGAGCTTGGCCGGGACGGCGGCCCGACCCTGCTGGATCTCCACTACTGCGACTGCCGCGCCCTGGAGCCGACGTTCGAGACGATCCTGCCGTCGGTGGACGGCATCGCCGTGAGCGAGGCGGCCGAGCTGAACGATGTCCTGCTGCAGAAACTGCTGGCGCGGCGGGAACGGGGCGCCAGTGTCTGCAGTCTCGTCATCTGGGCCGAGCACCATCTCCAGCGGGTCCCTCCGGAGCTGTTCTCGAGCCGCTGGCTGCTGCAGGCCGACGGCTTCGAGCTGCAGCCCAGCCGCTGGGGATGGCGGCTCAAACGACTGGGGGACGTCGTCGTCGCCAGCCTGCTGCTGATTCTCACGGCGCCGGTGCTGCTGGCCGCCGCCCTGGCGATCCGACTCGAGGGCGGGGGAGGCATCCTCTACCGCCAGGTCCGGACAGGACTCTATGGAGAGGCCATCGAGGTCTGGAAACTGAGGACCATGTGCGCGGAAGCGGAGACACGGGGTGCCCGCTGGGCCAGCCGCGACGACCCCCGTGTCACGCGGGTGGGGAAGCTGCTGAGACGGCTGCGCATCGACGAACTTCCCCAGTTGATTGCCGTGCTCAAGGGTGAGATGAGCCTGATCGGCCCGAGGCCGGAACGGCCCGAGATCGAAGCCACGCTGGAGCAACAGATCCAGCACTATCGCGTCCGCCACTGGGTGCGCCCCGGACTCAGCGGATGGGCGCAGGTTTGCTATCCCTATGGCGCCAGCATCGAGGACAGCAGGATGAAACTCAGCTACGACCTCTATTACCTGCGCAATGCCAGTCTGATGCTGGACACACTGATCCTGATCAAGACGATTCGCCTGCTCGCCAGAGCCAGGGGTGCCCAGCCGGATGTGCACCCCCGGGCCTCCATGGCCCGGTTCAAGACACTTCCTTGA
- the galE gene encoding UDP-glucose 4-epimerase GalE — MATVLITGGAGFIGSHTCLVMIGAGHQVVVIDNLHNSSVEALHRVAELCQLSPCQPAADQDGVHQAWETATGDRRLRFINGDIRSPEALDGAFRASGGGDVAAVLHFAGLKAVGDSIQEPLSYWHVNVEGTRCLLEAMRRHGCRTIVFSSTAALYGCPQQLPIPESACVQPANPYGQTKAAVERMLADMADSEPGWRMARLRYFNPVGAHPSGRIGEDPNGVPSNLFPLITQVAMGLRSHVQIFGSDWPTPDGTGIRDFIHVMDLAEGHRQALDLLLTTDEQILTLNLGSGQGHSVLEMIAAFERVNGCPVAYEFAPRRPGDVAESVADSTAAQHLLGWSTTRNLEDICRDGWAWRQQNRHGYRSRR, encoded by the coding sequence TTGGCGACTGTACTGATCACTGGAGGGGCTGGCTTCATTGGCAGTCACACCTGTCTGGTGATGATCGGTGCCGGCCATCAGGTGGTTGTCATCGACAACCTGCACAACAGCAGCGTCGAAGCACTCCACCGGGTGGCGGAACTCTGCCAGCTCAGCCCCTGCCAGCCGGCTGCTGATCAGGACGGCGTGCATCAGGCCTGGGAGACCGCCACGGGTGATCGCCGGCTGCGCTTCATCAACGGTGACATCCGAAGCCCGGAGGCCCTCGATGGGGCGTTCCGCGCCAGCGGCGGCGGGGACGTGGCGGCCGTGCTGCATTTCGCCGGCCTCAAGGCCGTGGGTGACTCGATCCAGGAGCCGCTGAGCTACTGGCACGTGAACGTCGAAGGCACCCGCTGCCTGCTCGAGGCGATGCGGCGCCACGGCTGCCGGACGATCGTGTTCAGCAGCACCGCCGCGCTCTACGGCTGCCCGCAGCAGCTGCCGATTCCTGAGAGCGCCTGTGTCCAGCCGGCGAATCCCTACGGACAGACCAAGGCGGCGGTGGAGCGGATGCTGGCCGACATGGCGGACAGCGAGCCGGGATGGCGCATGGCCAGGTTGCGCTACTTCAACCCCGTGGGAGCGCACCCCAGCGGACGCATCGGCGAAGACCCCAATGGGGTGCCCTCCAACCTGTTCCCCCTGATCACCCAGGTGGCCATGGGACTCCGATCCCACGTGCAGATCTTCGGCTCCGACTGGCCCACACCCGATGGCACCGGCATCCGTGACTTCATCCATGTGATGGATCTGGCCGAGGGCCACAGGCAGGCCCTGGATCTACTCCTGACGACGGACGAACAGATCCTCACCCTGAATCTCGGCAGCGGACAGGGACACTCCGTGCTCGAAATGATCGCGGCCTTCGAGCGGGTCAACGGCTGTCCTGTGGCCTACGAATTCGCGCCCCGGAGGCCAGGCGATGTGGCGGAGAGTGTGGCCGATTCAACCGCGGCCCAGCATCTGCTCGGCTGGTCCACCACCCGCAATCTCGAAGACATCTGCCGGGATGGCTGGGCCTGGCGACAGCAGAACCGGCACGGTTACCGCAGCCGGAGGTAG
- a CDS encoding glycosyltransferase: protein MTAPIATLLCMKGDTPPALALRAIRSTAASLAPGDLLYLRVDGGTLTDLGRFRAAAAPARLVLREAAEGRGLAHGLNQLLEEVLRDPAIGLIARMDADDESLPGRMERQRRFLAEHPEVDILGTACHEVDEHGAYLQLKCMPLAHRAIVATLPRSNPLNHPTVMLRRRVFDSGLRYREDVKRTEDYHLWISAAGAGFVFANLPEPLLNFQRDSGFFGRRGGWQQAWADLHVRIRAMRVLRLFSAPNLLWAAAAFGLRLLPAALQKWLYLRLR from the coding sequence GTGACCGCGCCCATCGCAACCCTGCTCTGCATGAAGGGGGACACCCCGCCGGCCCTGGCCCTGCGGGCCATCCGCAGCACGGCCGCCAGCCTGGCCCCCGGCGATCTCCTCTACCTGCGGGTGGATGGGGGGACCCTCACCGACCTCGGGCGTTTCCGTGCCGCCGCCGCCCCCGCCCGGCTGGTGCTCCGGGAGGCGGCCGAGGGCCGTGGGCTGGCCCACGGCCTCAACCAGCTGCTGGAGGAGGTGCTGCGTGATCCCGCCATCGGCCTGATCGCCCGGATGGATGCCGACGACGAATCCCTTCCCGGAAGGATGGAGCGCCAGCGCCGCTTCCTGGCGGAGCACCCGGAGGTCGACATCCTCGGCACGGCCTGCCATGAGGTCGACGAGCACGGTGCCTATCTGCAGCTCAAGTGCATGCCCCTCGCCCATCGCGCCATCGTGGCCACCCTGCCGCGCAGCAATCCCCTGAACCACCCCACGGTGATGCTGCGCCGCCGCGTGTTCGACTCCGGGCTCCGCTACCGGGAGGATGTGAAACGCACGGAGGACTACCACCTCTGGATCTCGGCGGCGGGGGCGGGTTTCGTGTTCGCCAACCTGCCCGAACCGCTGCTGAACTTCCAGCGTGATTCCGGGTTCTTCGGGCGCCGTGGTGGCTGGCAGCAGGCCTGGGCCGACCTGCATGTGCGGATCCGGGCGATGCGGGTGCTGCGGTTGTTTTCAGCGCCCAACCTGCTGTGGGCCGCGGCAGCCTTCGGCCTTCGCCTCCTGCCGGCGGCCCTGCAGAAATGGCTCTACCTCCGGCTGCGGTAA
- a CDS encoding glycosyltransferase family 4 protein — MKILHTVESYLPARHGMSEVVRQISERLVARGHDVTVATRSDPARTGDSIEGVKVRGFDVQGKSAVGVWGDVSGYQRYLLASDADVIVNFAAQQWATDLMLPLLPQLKARKVFVPTGFSALGDPTFASYFAAMGEWMRSYDTCVFLSDSYRDIDFARREGVDRIAIIPNGAAAEEFERPRDPGLRARLGIPEDDLLILHVSGYLSVAKGQAEALEIFSHSDLRQATLLLVSPDFAQSLARSLTPRQLARGLYHLLRGKGLRALAFPTQLQVMKRLNRRRNAAAGRQVLGHALSRQDTVSAFLEADLLLFPSWIECSPLVLFEAAASHTPFLVTPVGNAAEIIAWTGGGELLPGERSDDREGSVRADVAAGTQRLEALVADAPGRRRMADSAYRAWQAHFTWERIADQYERLYRSLLDGEAIHDQFPAPPQL, encoded by the coding sequence ATGAAGATCCTCCATACGGTCGAGTCCTACCTGCCGGCCCGCCATGGCATGTCGGAGGTGGTGCGGCAGATCTCCGAGCGGCTGGTGGCCCGGGGCCACGACGTCACCGTGGCCACCCGCTCCGACCCGGCGCGCACCGGCGACAGCATCGAGGGGGTGAAGGTCAGGGGTTTCGATGTGCAGGGCAAGAGTGCGGTGGGGGTCTGGGGGGATGTCTCCGGCTACCAGCGCTATCTGCTCGCCTCCGATGCCGATGTGATCGTCAACTTTGCGGCGCAGCAGTGGGCCACCGATCTGATGCTGCCGCTGCTGCCCCAGCTGAAGGCCCGCAAGGTGTTCGTTCCCACGGGCTTCTCCGCCCTGGGGGATCCCACCTTCGCCTCCTATTTCGCCGCCATGGGCGAATGGATGCGCAGCTACGACACCTGCGTCTTCCTTTCCGACTCCTACCGCGACATCGACTTCGCCCGCCGCGAGGGCGTCGACCGCATCGCCATCATTCCCAACGGGGCGGCCGCCGAGGAGTTTGAGCGCCCCCGGGATCCCGGCCTGCGGGCCCGGCTCGGGATTCCCGAGGACGACCTACTGATCCTGCATGTCTCCGGCTACCTGTCGGTGGCCAAGGGGCAGGCCGAGGCCCTCGAGATCTTCTCCCATTCCGATCTGCGGCAGGCCACCCTGCTGCTGGTCAGTCCGGATTTCGCCCAGTCCCTGGCCCGCTCCCTGACCCCGCGGCAGCTGGCCCGGGGCCTGTACCACCTGCTGCGGGGCAAGGGGTTGCGGGCCCTGGCCTTCCCCACCCAGCTGCAGGTGATGAAGCGCCTCAACCGGCGCCGCAATGCGGCGGCCGGCCGCCAGGTGCTCGGCCATGCCCTCTCACGCCAGGACACGGTCAGTGCCTTCCTGGAGGCTGACCTGCTGCTGTTCCCATCCTGGATCGAGTGCTCCCCCCTGGTGCTGTTCGAAGCCGCCGCCTCCCACACGCCGTTCCTGGTCACGCCGGTGGGCAATGCGGCCGAGATCATCGCCTGGACAGGGGGAGGCGAGCTGCTGCCCGGCGAGCGCAGTGACGACCGCGAAGGCAGCGTGCGGGCCGATGTGGCCGCCGGAACCCAGCGGCTGGAAGCACTGGTGGCCGATGCCCCCGGCCGCCGCCGGATGGCCGACTCCGCTTACCGGGCCTGGCAGGCCCACTTCACCTGGGAGCGCATCGCCGACCAGTACGAACGGCTGTACCGATCCCTGCTGGATGGTGAGGCGATCCACGACCAGTTCCCGGCTCCCCCCCAGCTCTGA